In Romeriopsis navalis LEGE 11480, one DNA window encodes the following:
- a CDS encoding ShlB/FhaC/HecB family hemolysin secretion/activation protein, which produces MKLSFFSGLISPIVACSAALAQTVLPPGITIPPGAENRVEETLPKTQPTPSVQPSSPPRSSPPPRLDVPTTPSFPSGSSGIPEKVKVKSIKVLGNTVLRSEIEGIIAPNIGKELTFDELLKIRSQITELYLSSGYISSGAFVPNNQDLNSGNIIIQTVEGELEKVQIAGLRRLSEGYVRKRIENAASAPLNRSRLERALQLLQIDPLISKVEAELGAGNTPGRNILRLKLTEAPTFHAGVRLDNNQSPSVGALQGNAFINNDNFLGFGDRLSLNYGRTEGLNLYGASYTLPINSKDGTLSFRYSNNNSKIIEDIFEEIGIRSRSQTYSLSLRQPLTRTVSNEFAVGLSLDLRRSKTFILDDVPFSFSEGPDEGRSQATVLRFSQDWVNRNSSRVLAARSQFSVGLDAFDATKNSGDIPDGQFFSWIGQFQWVQQLSPRTVLLSRVATQLTPDPLLSLERFSLGGADTVRGYRQNQVVSDNGIFGSIEGRIPLTAQADRLQLTPFFDWGYGWNNLGENPDPKFIASLGLGLRARLFSGVEARIDYGIPLVRSSDLEDQRFQFSVNYQFF; this is translated from the coding sequence ATGAAGTTATCGTTTTTTTCGGGATTGATTTCACCGATCGTCGCGTGTTCCGCTGCGCTCGCGCAGACGGTGCTCCCCCCTGGTATCACGATTCCGCCTGGTGCTGAGAATCGGGTAGAAGAAACTCTCCCCAAGACGCAGCCAACGCCATCGGTTCAGCCGTCTAGTCCACCTAGGTCCAGCCCACCACCCCGGTTAGATGTGCCAACAACGCCGTCGTTTCCCAGTGGCAGTAGTGGTATTCCTGAAAAGGTTAAAGTTAAGAGCATTAAAGTTCTGGGAAATACAGTTCTTCGATCGGAGATTGAAGGAATTATTGCTCCGAATATTGGCAAGGAGTTGACGTTTGATGAACTGCTGAAGATTCGATCGCAAATTACTGAGCTGTATTTGAGTAGTGGTTATATTTCTTCTGGGGCGTTTGTCCCGAATAACCAGGATCTAAATTCTGGGAATATCATAATTCAGACGGTGGAAGGTGAGCTGGAAAAGGTTCAGATTGCAGGATTGCGTCGATTAAGTGAAGGTTATGTACGCAAACGGATTGAGAATGCGGCATCTGCTCCGCTGAATCGGTCTAGATTGGAACGGGCTTTGCAGTTGCTACAGATTGATCCACTGATTAGTAAGGTGGAGGCGGAACTGGGGGCTGGGAACACACCGGGGCGGAATATCCTGCGTTTGAAACTGACGGAAGCACCAACTTTTCATGCGGGAGTGCGACTGGATAATAATCAATCGCCCAGTGTGGGTGCGCTGCAGGGTAATGCATTCATTAATAACGATAATTTCTTGGGGTTTGGCGATCGCCTCTCCCTCAATTATGGGCGAACGGAGGGCTTGAATCTTTATGGTGCGAGCTATACTTTGCCGATTAACTCTAAAGATGGCACGTTATCTTTCCGCTATAGCAACAATAACAGCAAAATTATCGAGGATATTTTTGAGGAAATCGGGATTCGTAGTCGTAGCCAAACCTATTCTTTGAGTCTGCGCCAGCCTTTGACCCGGACGGTGAGTAATGAGTTTGCGGTGGGTTTGTCTTTGGACCTGCGCCGAAGTAAGACGTTTATCCTTGATGATGTACCGTTCTCGTTTTCGGAAGGGCCGGATGAGGGACGATCGCAGGCGACGGTTTTGCGTTTCTCGCAGGATTGGGTAAATCGCAATTCGAGTCGTGTGTTGGCTGCACGATCGCAGTTTAGTGTTGGGCTGGATGCATTTGATGCAACGAAGAATTCGGGAGATATTCCGGATGGCCAGTTTTTTAGTTGGATTGGGCAGTTTCAGTGGGTGCAGCAGCTTTCGCCTCGGACGGTGTTACTAAGCCGTGTGGCAACGCAGCTGACGCCTGACCCGTTACTTTCGTTGGAGCGGTTTAGCTTGGGTGGTGCGGATACGGTGCGAGGGTATCGGCAGAATCAGGTGGTTTCGGATAATGGAATTTTTGGATCGATCGAGGGACGAATTCCGTTGACAGCGCAGGCCGATCGGTTGCAGCTAACGCCGTTTTTTGATTGGGGCTATGGTTGGAATAATTTGGGGGAGAATCCTGACCCGAAGTTTATTGCGAGTTTAGGATTGGGGTTGCGGGCGCGTTTGTTTTCGGGGGTGGAGGCAAGGATTGATTATGGGATTCCGTTGGTAAGGAGTTCTGACCTGGAGGATCAGCGGTTTCAGTTTTCTGTGAATTATCAGTTCTTTTAG